The nucleotide window CCCTGCTCGGGGAATTAGGGCCGGAGGCAATGGTAATCAACGGCGCCCAAGCGTTACGTTTGCCTCACACCTCAAACCTTGCCTTTCCAGGCATCGATCGCCAGGCTTTAGTGATGGCCTTAGACATGGCAGGCGTGGCATGCAGCACTGGTTCGGCATGTGCTAGCGGCTCGTCCGAACCCTCCCCCACGTTGATTGCGATGGGGCTAAACGAAGAGGTAATTTCCGGCTCGATTCGTTTAAGTTTGAGCCGCGAGACAACAGAAGAAGAAATCGACAAGTTAGTTTTTCATATCTCTAATTGTGTCAAAAGGTTACGTCGACGATAAAACCGCCCGAAAAGCGATCCCCTGGCTAGTTTTCCCCATGCAAAAACCCTATAATTGGGACTTCGTTAACTAGTTGTCTGACAGACACTTCGGCAAACGAGCGACGGAGTTTGGGTGGTTACGGAGATCATCACCATAGCTTTGCCCTGGGTCCGGCAAGAGGATCCCGCCCTAAATGGTTCCGCCAAGCGGTCCATAGAGGGACTGCGCCCGTTTGTAGCTGGCCCCGAGAATCGCTTGATTCAATCGGCGGTCGAAGCGTTAAAACAAGATGCTTCGCAGTTCTCTCCCTTAGTGCTCTATGGGCCGAGCGGATCTGGTAAATCGCATTTGCTGCAAGGCTTGATGGGAGTCTTAATCGAGAGAAATCCCAATCTCGACGTGTTGGCCATTACCGGTAGCGATTTTGCTCGCGAGTATGGCAACGCTTTACGGCAAGAGACCGCCAACGAAACGCGTGCCCGCTTTTTCGGGGCCGACGTGTTGGTGCTGGAAGACCTGCACGAGATGCTGCACTTCCCCTCGATGCAGCAAACACTGCTGCACTTGCTCGACGAGCTTGATCGACGTGGGGCAACCGTCCTCGTTTCGTGTCGCGAGAATCCGATCGCGATGGAAGGCTTTTCATCCGAACTACGCAGCCGGTTGTCGGCTGGTTTGTTGATACCGGTCGTCTTGCCAGAGCAGGGGACTCGCGAGGTTCTCATTCAAGGGATCGCCACGCGGCATAATCGCAAAATCACCCAGATGGCCGCCCAAAAGCTGGCCGTCGCGTTTCCGCACGGACTATTGCAGCTCAGCGGGATCGTTAATCGCTTGATCGCCCAAACACCGCCTGAGCGTTGTATCGATACGGCATTGGTCGATTCGCTTTTGCAAAGCGATAAAAACACGGCCAAGATCAGCCTGCGAAACATCGCCAACCTAACGGCCAAGTATTTCCGCGTTAAGGTGGCCGACATGAAGGGAAGTTCGCGGCGACAAAGTATCGTCCAAGCGCGCAGCGTGGCGATGCTGTTGGCGCGGCAACTCACCGAAGAAAGCCTCAAAGCGGTTGGCAAGCATTTTGGTGGTCGAGACCACACCACCGTCATGCATGCCGTTAGCAGTATCGAAGCCAAGCTCAAAAAGGATGTCGCGTTGCGAGAAGCCGTCGCCGAACTACGCGAGGCCATACTGCAACAAAGTACAAACTAACACGGATGAATTTCGAAGCGGGACATTTCCCGTAGGGTCCGCTATGCGGACCAATAAATGGTGAGACAGCCATGCGATCTCACCTCCTTCGAACCGTTTGCATAAGCTGCATACGACTCGAAGAAAAACGCAAGATAGATGCATTAGATAACATGTAATTCCGGCCTGCACCGCGGGCCCTACGGAGATGGAGAGTGGAAAAGATGTCGCTTTTGTGTGCGTGAATGTTGGTAAAGCGTTGCTAGCCGGTTTGGAAAAAAACAACCAACACCGCTAGCGAATTTGTCGACGCGAAAACAACAGGGAACCAACGGCTTAGCGCCAGGTTTTTCACACACATGAAATGAGCTAACGACTCGGGAATCGTCGAGTCAAACAGACTTGTTCACCGACTTATCGACAGCTCGTGGCGGCGCCTTACTACTACTACTCTTTCGAAATACTAAAAGAAGACATTTGTTGGATTCTGTTACTCCATGAAAATCACGTTCGACCGCGAGAAGTTTCAACAGGCATTCCAGACTGCGGCCATGGTAGCCCCTAGCCGTAGTCCCAAGCCGATCCTACAAAACGTCAAACTTGACGCCACTGAGAAATCCGCCATCCTAATGGCCACCGATATGGAAATCGGCGTGCGGATCGAAGTGGAAGGCATTGAAGTCGAACAGCCAG belongs to Bremerella cremea and includes:
- a CDS encoding DnaA ATPase domain-containing protein; its protein translation is MVTEIITIALPWVRQEDPALNGSAKRSIEGLRPFVAGPENRLIQSAVEALKQDASQFSPLVLYGPSGSGKSHLLQGLMGVLIERNPNLDVLAITGSDFAREYGNALRQETANETRARFFGADVLVLEDLHEMLHFPSMQQTLLHLLDELDRRGATVLVSCRENPIAMEGFSSELRSRLSAGLLIPVVLPEQGTREVLIQGIATRHNRKITQMAAQKLAVAFPHGLLQLSGIVNRLIAQTPPERCIDTALVDSLLQSDKNTAKISLRNIANLTAKYFRVKVADMKGSSRRQSIVQARSVAMLLARQLTEESLKAVGKHFGGRDHTTVMHAVSSIEAKLKKDVALREAVAELREAILQQSTN